From Thermoplasmatales archaeon, a single genomic window includes:
- a CDS encoding GTPase — MRKRVIIMGAAGRDFHNFNVFYRDNEEYEIVAFTAAQIPNISGRKYPSQLAGRLYPNGIPIYEEEKLPELIKEYNVDEVVFSYTDVAYKEVMNKCAIANSAGADFVLLSPFHTMLKSSKPVIAICAVRTGCGKSQFSRKIFEILSEKKKVVAVRHPMPYGDLVKQRCQRFASYEDLDRHECTIEEREEYEPYIDMHGVVYAGVDYGEILRKAEEEADIIIWDGGNNDFPFYKPDLHIVIADPHRAGHEVSYYAGEINARMADYVIINKVDTANREDVEKVKNNIKMINHRAKIIEAESPIRVEGKIEGKKALVVEDGPTITHGEMKYGAATIVAEKLGLEIVDAKKYAVGSILETYKKYPHLEKVLPAMGYGKSQIEELEETINSADCDFVLSATPINLERVLNVNKKIVRVRYGVGEKAEKELRIILKKFMD, encoded by the coding sequence ATGAGAAAAAGAGTAATAATAATGGGTGCTGCAGGAAGAGATTTCCACAACTTTAATGTTTTTTATAGAGATAATGAAGAATACGAGATTGTTGCATTTACCGCAGCACAAATTCCAAACATATCTGGAAGGAAATATCCTTCTCAACTTGCAGGAAGGCTCTACCCTAATGGAATTCCAATTTATGAGGAGGAAAAATTGCCAGAATTAATTAAAGAGTACAATGTTGATGAGGTTGTATTTTCATATACAGATGTAGCATATAAAGAAGTTATGAATAAATGCGCAATAGCAAATTCCGCAGGCGCAGATTTTGTTTTACTCAGCCCTTTCCATACAATGCTTAAATCAAGCAAGCCAGTCATTGCAATATGCGCGGTTAGAACCGGCTGTGGAAAATCTCAATTCTCCAGAAAAATTTTTGAAATCTTATCTGAGAAAAAGAAGGTTGTTGCGGTTCGTCATCCAATGCCATATGGTGATTTAGTGAAGCAAAGGTGCCAGAGATTTGCAAGCTATGAAGATTTAGACAGGCATGAATGCACAATTGAAGAAAGAGAAGAGTATGAGCCATATATAGATATGCACGGAGTTGTTTATGCGGGCGTAGATTATGGAGAAATATTGAGAAAGGCGGAGGAAGAAGCGGATATTATAATATGGGACGGAGGAAATAACGATTTTCCTTTTTACAAACCGGATTTGCACATAGTTATTGCAGATCCTCATAGAGCGGGGCATGAGGTTTCATATTATGCTGGAGAGATAAATGCCAGGATGGCTGATTATGTAATAATAAACAAAGTAGATACCGCAAATAGAGAAGATGTTGAAAAAGTTAAAAATAATATAAAAATGATAAATCATAGGGCAAAGATAATTGAAGCTGAGTCGCCAATTAGAGTAGAAGGAAAAATTGAAGGTAAAAAAGCTCTTGTAGTTGAGGATGGTCCCACTATTACTCACGGAGAAATGAAATATGGAGCAGCAACCATAGTTGCTGAAAAGTTAGGATTGGAAATAGTTGATGCAAAGAAATATGCAGTTGGTTCAATACTTGAAACATATAAAAAATATCCTCATTTAGAAAAGGTTTTACCAGCTATGGGATATGGAAAGAGCCAGATAGAGGAGCTTGAGGAAACCATAAACTCAGCAGATTGTGACTTTGTTCTTTCTGCAACACCAATTAATCTAGAAAGAGTGCTGAATGTTAATAAAAAAATAGTTAGAGTGAGGTATGGAGTGGGTGAAAAAGCAGAGAAAGAGTTGAGAATAATACTCAAAAAATTTATGGATTAA
- a CDS encoding methionine adenosyltransferase produces the protein MNIFIENLNSVPVKDQKVEIVERKGIGHPDSVADALAENVSRALCKEYLQNFGYIMHHNTDECQIVGGQSQPKFGGGVIIEPVYILLVGRATAMVGNKRLPIRAIAVRSAHEYLEKNFPNLNADTDVMLDCKIWEGSQDLKSVYDPRKRLANDTSIGTGFAPLTETEKLTYQMERYINITLKKRFPEIGEDVKVMSCRTGNKINVTVAIAMVDKYIPNADHYISVKEEIAEELLDFSRKFTEKEITLAINTADDYEKKIFYLTVTGLSMENGDDGSVGRGNRVNGLITPNRPVSLEAAAGKNPVTHVGKLYNICSHRIAEEIARNYNIEEVYVKMVSQIGKPITEPQAVSIGIVGGKVDSGVEEIVKDHMEKMLNLHVDILEGKINVF, from the coding sequence ATGAACATATTCATTGAAAATCTTAATAGTGTGCCAGTAAAAGACCAGAAAGTAGAAATTGTTGAAAGAAAAGGGATAGGTCATCCTGATTCGGTGGCGGATGCCCTTGCGGAAAATGTATCACGAGCTCTTTGTAAGGAGTATTTGCAAAATTTTGGCTACATAATGCACCACAACACAGATGAATGCCAGATTGTCGGCGGGCAGAGCCAGCCCAAATTTGGAGGAGGAGTAATAATAGAGCCTGTCTATATCCTCCTTGTTGGAAGAGCAACCGCTATGGTTGGAAATAAAAGATTGCCCATAAGAGCAATTGCGGTTAGGTCAGCACATGAATATCTTGAGAAGAATTTTCCGAATTTGAACGCAGACACTGATGTAATGCTTGACTGCAAGATATGGGAAGGAAGTCAGGATTTAAAAAGTGTTTATGACCCTCGCAAGAGGCTTGCAAATGATACATCAATTGGAACTGGTTTTGCTCCCTTAACCGAGACAGAAAAATTAACCTATCAGATGGAAAGATATATAAATATAACACTTAAAAAAAGATTTCCTGAGATAGGAGAAGATGTTAAGGTTATGAGCTGCAGAACAGGGAATAAGATAAATGTAACTGTTGCTATTGCAATGGTGGATAAATATATTCCAAATGCGGACCACTACATAAGTGTAAAGGAGGAAATTGCGGAGGAATTGCTTGATTTTTCAAGAAAATTCACTGAAAAAGAAATAACTCTCGCCATAAATACCGCAGATGACTATGAAAAAAAAATTTTTTATTTAACAGTAACTGGTTTATCAATGGAAAATGGCGATGATGGCTCTGTTGGAAGAGGGAATAGGGTAAATGGTCTTATAACACCAAACCGCCCTGTTTCGCTTGAGGCAGCTGCTGGAAAAAATCCAGTAACACATGTTGGGAAACTTTATAACATATGTTCTCACAGAATAGCGGAGGAAATTGCAAGGAATTATAACATAGAAGAAGTATATGTTAAAATGGTTTCTCAGATAGGCAAGCCAATAACTGAGCCTCAAGCGGTTAGTATAGGAATTGTTGGTGGAAAAGTAGATTCTGGGGTTGAGGAAATAGTCAAGGATCACATGGAGAAAATGCTGAATCTGCATGTAGATATATTAGAAGGAAAAATAAATGTTTTTTAA